From Micromonospora nigra, one genomic window encodes:
- the bluB gene encoding 5,6-dimethylbenzimidazole synthase: MDLYDAIHTRRDVRAQFTGAPVPEETLHRILAAAHAAPSVGHSQPWDFVVVRDPETRRRFHEHVHTERDVFAATLDGEAADRFTRIKIDGVLESTLSVVVTYDAARGGPAVLGRHAIADAGLYSACLAIQNLWLAATAEGLGVGWVSFYREAWLAGLLGIPAGIRPVAWLCLGPVSHLEAVPDLVRHGWRRTRPLAEAIHEGRWQSGR, from the coding sequence ATGGACCTGTACGACGCCATCCACACCCGCCGGGACGTACGCGCCCAGTTCACCGGTGCGCCGGTGCCCGAGGAGACCCTGCACCGGATCCTGGCGGCGGCACACGCCGCGCCGAGCGTCGGCCACTCCCAGCCGTGGGACTTCGTGGTCGTCCGGGACCCGGAGACCCGGCGGCGGTTCCACGAGCACGTGCACACCGAGCGGGACGTCTTCGCGGCCACCCTGGACGGCGAGGCCGCCGACCGGTTCACCCGCATCAAGATCGACGGGGTGCTGGAGTCGACCCTGTCGGTCGTGGTCACCTACGACGCCGCGCGCGGCGGACCCGCCGTGCTCGGCCGGCACGCCATCGCCGACGCCGGGCTCTACTCGGCCTGCCTCGCCATCCAGAACCTGTGGCTGGCCGCCACCGCCGAGGGACTCGGCGTCGGCTGGGTGTCCTTCTACCGCGAGGCCTGGCTCGCCGGGCTGCTCGGGATCCCCGCCGGCATCCGCCCGGTGGCCTGGCTCTGCCTCGGCCCGGTCAGCCACCTGGAAGCCGTGCCCGACCTCGTCCGGCACGGCTGGCGGCGCACCCGCCCACTCGCCGAGGCCATCCACGAAGGTCGCTGGCAGTCTGGTCGCTGA
- the crtI gene encoding phytoene desaturase family protein gives MRTVDGRTDRVVVVGAGLGGLACALHLAGSGRQVTVLEREPVPGGRAGRLGVDGYEFDTGPTVLTMPDLIAEALGAVGEELHDWLDLTPLDPAYRAYYPDGSTLDVFTDTTRMAAEISRVCGPREADGYLRFVDFARNLWQLERADFIERNLDAPTDLLTGNLLKLLANGAFRRLQTKINQFFRDPRTQRIFSFQAMYAGLAPHDALAIYAVIAYLDSVAGVYFPRGGIHAVSRGMAGAAEKHGVQIRYGTTVDRVETSGGRATGVVTADGEFVPADVVVLNPDLPVAYRDLLPPSRQRRLTYSPSCVVLHVGSSQGYGRIAHHNIHFGRSWKGTFDEVIRRGELMTDPSLLVTNPSRTDPSVAPAGKHTYYVLAPVPNLERAPFEWRGDLTARYGDQLIATLEERGYVGFGAGVEVLRAVTPAEWAEQGMAAGTPFASAHSLFQTGPFRPSNLHRSLSNVVFVGSGTQPGVGVPMVLISGRLAANRITGDGR, from the coding sequence GTGCGGACCGTTGACGGGCGTACCGACCGGGTGGTCGTCGTCGGGGCCGGGCTGGGCGGGCTCGCCTGCGCGCTGCACCTGGCCGGCAGCGGCCGGCAGGTGACGGTGCTGGAGCGCGAACCCGTGCCGGGCGGCCGGGCCGGCCGGCTCGGCGTGGACGGGTACGAGTTCGACACCGGCCCGACCGTGCTCACCATGCCCGACCTCATCGCCGAGGCGTTGGGCGCGGTCGGCGAGGAACTGCACGACTGGCTGGACCTGACCCCCCTCGACCCGGCCTACCGGGCCTACTACCCGGACGGCTCGACGCTGGACGTGTTCACCGACACCACCCGGATGGCGGCGGAGATCTCGCGCGTCTGCGGCCCCCGGGAGGCCGACGGCTACCTGCGGTTCGTCGACTTCGCCCGCAATCTGTGGCAGCTGGAACGGGCCGACTTCATCGAACGCAACCTGGACGCGCCGACCGACCTGCTCACCGGCAACCTGCTCAAGTTGCTGGCCAACGGCGCCTTCCGCCGACTGCAAACCAAGATCAACCAGTTCTTCCGTGATCCGCGTACCCAGCGGATCTTCTCCTTCCAGGCCATGTACGCCGGCCTCGCCCCGCACGACGCGCTGGCCATCTACGCGGTCATCGCGTACCTCGACTCGGTGGCCGGGGTGTACTTCCCGCGCGGCGGCATCCACGCCGTCTCCCGGGGCATGGCCGGCGCGGCCGAGAAGCACGGCGTGCAGATCCGGTACGGCACCACCGTCGACCGGGTCGAGACGTCGGGCGGACGGGCCACCGGCGTGGTGACCGCCGACGGCGAGTTCGTCCCGGCGGACGTGGTGGTGCTCAACCCGGACCTACCGGTCGCCTACCGCGACCTGCTGCCCCCGTCCCGCCAGCGCAGGCTGACCTACTCGCCGTCCTGCGTGGTCCTGCACGTCGGGTCGTCGCAGGGATATGGCAGGATCGCGCACCACAACATCCACTTCGGACGGTCGTGGAAGGGGACGTTCGATGAGGTCATCCGGCGCGGTGAGCTGATGACCGACCCGTCGCTGCTGGTGACCAACCCCAGCCGGACCGACCCGTCGGTGGCACCGGCCGGCAAGCACACCTACTACGTGCTCGCCCCGGTGCCGAACCTCGAACGCGCGCCGTTCGAGTGGCGAGGCGACCTCACCGCCCGCTATGGCGACCAACTCATCGCGACCCTGGAGGAGCGCGGCTACGTCGGGTTCGGCGCGGGCGTCGAGGTGCTGCGTGCCGTCACCCCCGCCGAGTGGGCCGAGCAGGGCATGGCGGCGGGCACCCCCTTCGCGTCCGCGCACAGCCTCTTCCAGACCGGCCCGTTCCGCCCGTCGAATCTGCACCGTTCCCTGTCGAACGTGGTCTTCGTCGGCTCGGGCACCCAGCCCGGCGTCGGCGTCCCGATGGTGCTCATCTCGGGCAGGCTGGCGGCGAACCGGATCACGGGAGACGGCAGGTGA
- a CDS encoding SRPBCC family protein: MGQGMADPIDIRQDLDRFALRSTFLVPVPTDRAFSVFTGELTDWWVTEYTWSGPNLLAELGMEPRAGGMLYEIGPHGFRADWGRVLTWDPPRRLVFTWQIGPDRVPVPDPARASEVEVLFGPEGSGTRVEVAHRHFDRHGAAAEGYREALTAGWHELLSRYAAAVVHGPLAPPR; encoded by the coding sequence ATGGGACAGGGCATGGCCGATCCGATCGACATCCGACAGGATCTCGATCGGTTCGCCCTCCGCAGCACGTTCCTGGTTCCCGTCCCCACGGACCGGGCGTTCTCGGTGTTCACCGGGGAGTTGACCGACTGGTGGGTGACGGAATACACGTGGTCCGGGCCGAACCTGCTCGCCGAGCTGGGGATGGAGCCACGGGCCGGGGGGATGCTCTACGAGATCGGCCCGCACGGCTTCCGCGCCGACTGGGGTCGCGTGCTCACCTGGGATCCGCCCCGGCGACTGGTCTTCACCTGGCAGATCGGGCCGGACCGCGTGCCGGTGCCCGACCCGGCCCGAGCCAGCGAGGTCGAGGTGTTGTTCGGTCCGGAGGGCTCAGGCACCCGGGTGGAGGTCGCCCACCGCCACTTCGACCGGCACGGGGCCGCCGCCGAGGGCTACCGCGAGGCGCTGACCGCGGGCTGGCACGAACTGCTCTCCCGTTACGCCGCCGCGGTCGTGCACGGCCCGCTGGCTCCGCCGCGCTGA
- the idi gene encoding isopentenyl-diphosphate Delta-isomerase encodes MTTREGHLVELVDDTGRAHGEATVAAAHQPPGQLHRAFSVLLVDQAGRVLLQRRAATKTRFPLRWANSCCGHPLPGESLTEAANRRLGEELGAGPVELTEIGVYIYYAEDPTTGRVEFEYDHVLRGDFRPDAALRPDPDEVAELRWVDPTVLEADLDAEPCAYAPWLGGVVNRLLRPSGPPAGRLEPAVNPSGLPADDASERPGGR; translated from the coding sequence GTGACCACCCGGGAAGGGCACCTGGTCGAGCTGGTCGACGACACCGGCCGGGCCCACGGCGAGGCGACCGTCGCCGCCGCACACCAACCACCCGGTCAACTGCACCGCGCGTTCTCGGTGCTCCTGGTCGACCAGGCCGGCCGGGTGCTGCTGCAACGCCGGGCAGCCACCAAGACCCGCTTCCCGCTGCGCTGGGCCAACTCGTGCTGCGGGCATCCGCTGCCCGGGGAGTCCCTGACCGAGGCCGCCAACCGTCGCCTGGGCGAGGAACTGGGGGCCGGGCCGGTCGAGCTGACCGAGATCGGGGTGTACATCTACTACGCCGAGGACCCGACCACCGGCCGGGTCGAGTTCGAGTACGACCACGTCCTGCGGGGCGACTTCCGGCCGGACGCGGCACTGCGCCCGGACCCGGACGAGGTGGCCGAGCTGCGCTGGGTGGACCCGACGGTCCTCGAAGCCGACCTCGACGCCGAGCCCTGCGCGTACGCGCCCTGGCTGGGCGGGGTGGTGAACCGGCTGCTGCGCCCCTCGGGGCCACCGGCCGGCCGCCTCGAACCGGCCGTGAACCCGTCCGGGCTGCCGGCCGATGACGCGTCGGAGCGGCCAGGTGGCCGATGA
- a CDS encoding polyprenyl synthetase family protein, giving the protein MANDAVAGDALRVASAGPAEGDDPVRAVLAAYTKDLVTAVDDTLAGFLASEVDSMTEIDAAMGGFAATARDCVLAGGKRVRPTFAYWGWHGVVGRAEPVTPVLPALAALELLHTFALVHDDVMDASATRRGRPTAHVAVAAQHAAAGHRGDSGRFGETVAVLIGDLCMVWADRLLAHAAVPPARLLDVRRCYDQMRVETVAGQYLDVLGENDPATWSVDRALRVARYKTASYTVQRPLLFGACLAGVAADAPLIAAYTRYGLAVGEAFQLCDDLLGVYGDPATTGKPAGDDLRTGKPTALLMLARQLARPGQRRALDRAGADVGDREITRLAELVADTGAVARVERMIDERVAEALTALDSAAIDETARTALTGLATAATHRRS; this is encoded by the coding sequence ATGGCCAACGACGCAGTTGCGGGTGATGCGCTCCGGGTGGCATCGGCGGGGCCGGCCGAAGGCGACGATCCGGTCCGCGCGGTCCTGGCCGCGTACACGAAGGATCTGGTCACGGCGGTCGACGACACCCTGGCGGGCTTCCTCGCCAGCGAGGTCGACTCGATGACCGAGATCGACGCAGCCATGGGCGGATTCGCCGCGACGGCACGCGACTGCGTCCTGGCGGGCGGCAAACGGGTACGGCCAACGTTCGCCTACTGGGGCTGGCACGGGGTCGTCGGCAGGGCCGAACCGGTCACCCCCGTGCTGCCGGCGCTGGCCGCCCTGGAACTGCTGCACACCTTCGCGCTCGTGCACGACGACGTGATGGACGCCTCCGCCACCCGGCGGGGCAGGCCCACCGCCCACGTGGCGGTGGCCGCCCAGCACGCCGCCGCCGGCCACCGCGGCGACTCCGGCCGGTTCGGCGAGACCGTCGCCGTGCTCATCGGCGACCTGTGCATGGTCTGGGCCGACCGGCTGCTCGCGCACGCCGCCGTGCCCCCGGCCCGACTGCTCGACGTGCGACGCTGCTACGACCAGATGCGGGTCGAGACCGTCGCCGGGCAGTACCTGGACGTGCTCGGCGAGAACGATCCGGCCACCTGGTCCGTCGACCGGGCGCTGCGGGTGGCCCGCTACAAGACGGCCAGCTACACCGTGCAGCGTCCGCTGCTTTTCGGGGCCTGCCTGGCCGGCGTCGCCGCCGACGCGCCGCTGATCGCCGCGTACACCCGCTACGGCCTGGCCGTCGGCGAGGCGTTCCAGCTCTGCGACGACCTGCTCGGCGTCTACGGCGACCCGGCGACCACCGGCAAACCGGCCGGCGACGACCTGCGTACGGGCAAGCCCACCGCCCTGCTCATGCTGGCCCGGCAGCTGGCCCGCCCCGGGCAGCGACGGGCGCTGGACCGCGCCGGCGCGGACGTCGGTGACCGGGAGATCACCCGGCTGGCCGAGCTGGTGGCCGACACCGGGGCGGTCGCCCGGGTGGAACGCATGATCGACGAGCGGGTGGCCGAGGCGCTGACCGCCCTCGACTCGGCCGCCATCGACGAGACCGCGCGCACCGCGCTGACGGGGCTCGCGACCGCCGCCACCCACCGGCGTTCATGA
- a CDS encoding MerR family transcriptional regulator yields the protein MADEALSAGVVARRLGVAVTTLRTWHQRYGLGPSEHVPGHHRRYTPADLARLEIMRRLTAEGVSPAEAARWARQAPDAVPVEAASTARTRVAAARDGGGTTIPVGRAGPAARGLARAAMRLDSVAISDAIARALAADGVVTTWDGLLRPVLAGIGERHAATAGLIEVEHLVSRCVSEAFATVARSHPATGSPRILLSCADEEQHSLPLEALAAALAEAGVAYRMLGARVPVAALIEAIRRTGPAAVVVWSHTRATADPAQLTALFAAPRRPLLVLAAGPGWRADLLPAGVVRPVDLAEAVSLAVAVRDSLDQATPD from the coding sequence GTGGCCGATGAGGCGCTGAGCGCGGGCGTCGTGGCCCGGCGGCTGGGCGTCGCCGTGACGACGCTGCGCACCTGGCACCAGCGGTACGGGCTCGGTCCGAGCGAACATGTCCCCGGTCACCACCGGCGCTACACCCCGGCCGACCTGGCCCGCCTGGAGATCATGCGGCGGCTCACCGCCGAGGGGGTCAGCCCCGCGGAGGCTGCGCGGTGGGCCCGGCAGGCACCCGACGCGGTGCCGGTGGAGGCCGCGTCGACCGCCCGGACGCGCGTCGCCGCGGCCCGCGACGGCGGGGGCACGACCATCCCGGTGGGCCGGGCCGGGCCGGCGGCGCGGGGGTTGGCCCGCGCCGCGATGCGGCTCGACTCGGTGGCGATCAGCGACGCCATCGCCCGCGCCCTGGCCGCCGACGGGGTCGTCACGACATGGGACGGGCTGCTGCGCCCCGTGCTCGCCGGCATCGGTGAACGGCACGCCGCCACCGCCGGGCTGATCGAGGTCGAGCACCTGGTGTCCCGCTGCGTCTCGGAGGCGTTCGCGACCGTCGCCCGGAGCCACCCGGCCACGGGGTCACCGCGGATCCTGCTCTCCTGCGCCGACGAGGAGCAGCACAGCCTGCCCCTGGAGGCGCTGGCCGCCGCGCTCGCCGAGGCCGGGGTCGCCTACCGGATGCTCGGTGCCCGGGTGCCCGTGGCGGCCCTGATCGAGGCGATCCGCCGGACCGGGCCGGCCGCCGTCGTGGTGTGGTCACACACCCGGGCCACCGCCGACCCGGCGCAGCTCACCGCCCTGTTCGCCGCACCCCGCCGGCCCCTGCTGGTGCTCGCCGCCGGGCCGGGTTGGCGGGCCGACCTGCTGCCCGCCGGAGTGGTGCGCCCGGTCGACCTGGCCGAGGCGGTGTCGCTCGCGGTCGCCGTCCGCGACTCGCTGGACCAGGCGACGCCGGACTGA
- a CDS encoding cryptochrome/photolyase family protein, translating to MTARTAIVLFTRDLRVHDHPALATSCAAFDRVVPLYVLDPALAGLSPNRTRFLHQSLAALRDALRGRGGDLVVRHGDPVAETIRLAAEVHATGVALSADVSRYARRREQRLRDECARHRLHLRTFPGLTVVEPGALKPGGGDHYRVFSPYHRAWARQAWRDELAPPCRVTLPTGVVAGRLPALPPGESPDAVPGGEDQARRRLTAWLPAQPRYADRHDDMAGDETSRLSPYLRFGCLSPLSVANRVDDRASPFVRQLCWRDFYYQVTDAFPGISTDAYRRGATENWRYDEDALAAWAQGRTGVPVVDAGMRQLRHQGWMHNRARLITAGHLTKSLGLDWRAGVRVFSHWLLDGDVANNSGNWQWVAGTGNDTKPYRGFNPVRQAERYDPDGAYVRRWVPELAAIAGPAVHQPWRLPTPPDGYPPPLEPPGPTPTWLR from the coding sequence GTGACCGCCCGTACCGCGATCGTGCTGTTCACCCGCGACCTGCGGGTGCACGACCACCCGGCGCTGGCGACCAGCTGCGCCGCCTTCGACCGGGTGGTGCCCCTGTACGTGCTGGATCCCGCGCTGGCCGGGCTGTCGCCCAACCGCACCCGGTTCCTGCACCAGAGCCTCGCCGCGCTCCGCGACGCCCTGCGCGGGCGCGGCGGCGACCTCGTCGTCCGGCACGGCGACCCGGTGGCCGAGACGATCCGGCTCGCCGCCGAGGTGCACGCCACCGGGGTCGCCCTGTCCGCCGACGTCAGCCGGTACGCGCGCCGCCGCGAACAGCGGCTGCGCGACGAGTGCGCCCGACACCGGCTGCACCTGCGGACGTTCCCCGGGCTGACCGTGGTCGAGCCGGGGGCGCTCAAGCCCGGTGGCGGGGACCACTACCGGGTGTTCAGCCCCTACCACCGGGCCTGGGCGCGGCAGGCGTGGCGCGACGAACTGGCCCCGCCGTGCCGGGTCACCCTGCCGACCGGGGTGGTTGCCGGCCGGCTGCCCGCCCTGCCGCCGGGAGAGTCGCCCGACGCCGTCCCCGGCGGTGAGGACCAGGCGCGGCGGCGGCTCACCGCCTGGCTGCCGGCGCAGCCGCGCTACGCCGACCGGCACGACGACATGGCCGGTGACGAGACCTCCCGGCTCAGCCCGTACCTGCGGTTCGGCTGCCTGTCCCCGCTGAGCGTGGCGAACCGCGTCGACGACCGGGCCTCGCCCTTCGTCCGGCAGCTCTGCTGGCGGGACTTCTACTACCAGGTCACCGACGCCTTCCCCGGGATCTCCACCGACGCGTACCGGCGCGGGGCCACCGAGAACTGGCGGTACGACGAGGACGCCCTCGCCGCCTGGGCGCAGGGGCGCACCGGGGTGCCCGTCGTGGACGCCGGCATGCGGCAGCTACGCCACCAGGGCTGGATGCACAACCGGGCCAGACTGATCACCGCCGGCCACCTGACCAAGTCGCTCGGGCTCGACTGGCGGGCCGGGGTGCGGGTGTTCTCCCACTGGCTGCTGGACGGGGACGTGGCGAACAACTCCGGCAACTGGCAGTGGGTGGCCGGCACCGGCAACGACACGAAGCCGTACCGGGGCTTCAACCCCGTACGCCAGGCGGAACGCTACGACCCCGACGGCGCTTACGTCCGCCGCTGGGTGCCGGAGCTGGCCGCGATCGCCGGCCCGGCCGTCCACCAGCCCTGGCGGCTGCCCACCCCGCCCGACGGCTACCCGCCGCCGCTGGAACCGCCCGGCCCCACGCCCACCTGGCTGCGCTGA
- a CDS encoding polysaccharide deacetylase family protein: MRSRALLAHLLGLLLVVTGCGGGRPDTTVAPAPSATLSPAPPPPAPKPTRVVRPKPPLRALPAKLPAGLKRTTGVRAVALTFDDGPDPAWTPKVLDRLRAAKVSATFCVVGTQVRRHPELVRRIVREGHQLCNHSWNHDLDLARRPAAQIRADLVRTDRAIRAAVPDAKVPFYRQPGGRWTPEVVAVAKQLGMRSLHWTVDPRDWARPTAPAIEKRVHRAARPGAIVLLHDGGGNRAATLAACRRLIADLSGRYGVAQLR; this comes from the coding sequence ATGCGTTCTCGCGCCCTGCTCGCCCACCTACTCGGTCTGCTGCTCGTCGTGACCGGCTGCGGCGGTGGCCGACCCGACACCACGGTCGCCCCCGCCCCGTCGGCCACGTTGTCGCCCGCGCCGCCGCCCCCGGCTCCGAAGCCGACCCGCGTCGTCCGGCCCAAACCCCCGCTGCGGGCGCTGCCCGCGAAGCTGCCGGCGGGTCTCAAACGCACCACCGGGGTACGCGCGGTGGCGCTGACCTTCGACGACGGACCCGACCCGGCGTGGACCCCCAAGGTGCTGGACCGGCTGCGGGCGGCCAAGGTGTCGGCCACCTTCTGCGTGGTGGGCACCCAGGTTCGCCGCCACCCCGAACTGGTCCGGCGGATCGTCCGGGAGGGCCACCAGTTGTGCAACCACAGTTGGAACCACGATCTGGACCTCGCCCGTCGGCCGGCCGCGCAGATCCGGGCCGACCTCGTCCGCACCGACCGGGCGATCCGGGCGGCCGTGCCCGACGCGAAGGTGCCGTTCTACCGCCAGCCGGGTGGTCGCTGGACTCCGGAGGTGGTCGCCGTGGCCAAACAGCTCGGCATGCGCTCGCTGCACTGGACCGTCGACCCCCGGGACTGGGCCAGGCCCACCGCTCCCGCGATCGAGAAGCGGGTGCACAGGGCGGCCCGCCCGGGGGCCATCGTGCTGCTGCACGACGGCGGCGGCAACCGGGCCGCCACGCTCGCCGCCTGCCGCCGGCTGATCGCCGACCTGTCGGGGCGCTACGGCGTCGCCCAGCTTCGCTGA
- a CDS encoding phytoene/squalene synthase family protein: protein MDTDLTAAYDRCRELHRRHGRTYYLATRLLPAWKRRHVHALYGFTRYADEIVDRTEELPPAERAARLDDWGGRFVAGLHGAPVDDPLLPAVLHTIAVFDLDRDDFASFLKSMAMDLTVTSYRSYDHLLDYMEGSAAVIGTMMLPILGSSDPAAAREPARQLGFAFQLTNFIRDVAEDLDRGRTYLPDEDLARFGVTRDDLLAARAAGRTTEPIRDLIRYEVTRAQEHYLAAAPGITLLAPASQACMRTAYALYGGILDEVAAQDYDVFVDRALVPQRRRMAVAARALLTPAGTPVTLPGPSVPPPGPSVR from the coding sequence GTGGACACAGATCTCACCGCTGCCTACGACCGTTGCCGTGAGCTGCACAGACGCCACGGCCGCACCTACTATCTCGCCACCCGCCTCCTGCCCGCATGGAAACGGCGGCATGTGCACGCTTTGTATGGCTTCACCCGGTACGCCGACGAGATCGTCGACCGCACCGAGGAGCTGCCGCCCGCCGAGCGCGCAGCGCGGCTCGACGACTGGGGCGGCCGCTTCGTCGCCGGCCTGCACGGTGCTCCGGTCGACGACCCGCTGCTGCCGGCCGTGCTGCACACCATCGCCGTCTTCGACCTCGACCGGGACGACTTCGCGTCGTTCCTGAAGAGCATGGCGATGGACCTGACGGTCACGTCGTACCGCTCCTACGATCACCTGCTCGACTACATGGAGGGCTCGGCGGCCGTCATCGGCACGATGATGCTGCCCATCCTTGGCAGCTCCGACCCCGCCGCCGCCCGCGAACCGGCCCGCCAGCTCGGTTTCGCCTTCCAACTCACCAACTTCATCCGCGACGTGGCCGAGGACCTCGACCGGGGGCGGACGTACCTGCCGGACGAGGACCTGGCCCGGTTCGGGGTCACCCGCGACGACCTGCTCGCCGCCCGCGCCGCCGGACGCACCACCGAACCGATCCGTGACCTGATCCGGTACGAGGTGACCCGCGCCCAGGAGCACTACCTGGCCGCCGCCCCCGGCATCACGCTGCTCGCCCCCGCCTCCCAGGCGTGCATGCGTACCGCCTACGCGCTGTACGGCGGCATCCTCGACGAGGTGGCCGCGCAGGACTACGACGTCTTCGTCGACCGGGCGCTGGTGCCGCAGCGCCGCCGGATGGCGGTTGCCGCCCGCGCCCTGCTCACCCCCGCCGGCACGCCGGTGACCCTGCCCGGGCCTTCGGTGCCTCCGCCCGGGCCGTCGGTGCGGTGA
- a CDS encoding crotonase/enoyl-CoA hydratase family protein, whose translation MGVRVERDGPVTTVILDRPAARNAVDGPTARALADAFRAFDADPDAAVAVLWGAGGTFCSGADLKAIGTPSGNRVETEGDGPMGPTRMALGKPVVAAISGHAVAGGLELALWCDLRVAESDATLGVFCRRWGVPLIDGGTVRLPRLIGESRAMDLILTGRPVAADEAYAMGLVNRLVAPGGARTAAERLAAEIARHPQTCLRTDRAAVRATAGLPEPQAMAVELEFGLVALATDAMPGAARFAAGAGRHGAPAD comes from the coding sequence GTGGGCGTACGGGTGGAACGCGACGGGCCGGTGACCACCGTCATCCTGGACCGGCCGGCGGCGCGCAACGCCGTCGACGGTCCCACCGCACGCGCCCTCGCGGACGCGTTCCGCGCCTTCGACGCCGACCCCGACGCGGCGGTGGCCGTGCTCTGGGGGGCTGGCGGCACGTTCTGTTCCGGTGCCGACCTGAAGGCCATCGGCACACCCAGCGGCAACCGGGTGGAGACCGAGGGGGACGGGCCGATGGGCCCCACCCGGATGGCCCTCGGCAAGCCGGTGGTCGCGGCCATCTCCGGTCACGCGGTGGCCGGCGGGCTCGAACTGGCGCTCTGGTGCGACCTGCGGGTGGCCGAGTCCGACGCCACGCTCGGAGTGTTCTGTCGACGCTGGGGGGTGCCGCTGATCGACGGGGGCACCGTCCGGCTGCCCCGGCTGATCGGGGAGAGCCGGGCGATGGACCTGATCCTCACCGGCCGGCCCGTGGCGGCCGACGAGGCGTACGCGATGGGGCTGGTCAACCGGTTGGTCGCGCCGGGTGGGGCGAGGACGGCGGCCGAGCGGCTCGCCGCCGAGATCGCCCGGCACCCGCAGACCTGCCTGCGCACCGACCGGGCGGCGGTGCGCGCCACGGCCGGCCTGCCGGAGCCGCAGGCGATGGCCGTCGAACTGGAGTTCGGCCTGGTCGCCCTCGCCACGGACGCGATGCCCGGCGCGGCCCGCTTCGCGGCGGGTGCCGGCCGGCACGGGGCCCCCGCTGACTGA
- a CDS encoding DUF2786 domain-containing protein produces the protein MSEAMLSKVRKLLAKAEDPACTPEESAAFTAKATELIARYGVDRALLAARDPASDPVTDRIVDIRAPYARDKAGLLAAVADPLRCRCVRRRHGDGFAMHLFGFASDLDRVDLLWTSLLVQAAHGLAGARVPPGEHPAAFRRSWLAGFAQVVGSRVRAAEETAVAESGAPAMALVLVDRSDRVQHRLAETYPTVRTAPRRRLAGGGFASGAAAGHRADLGGRAGVPGPGGPALPR, from the coding sequence ATGTCCGAGGCGATGCTCAGCAAGGTGCGCAAGCTCCTGGCCAAGGCCGAGGACCCGGCCTGCACCCCCGAGGAGTCGGCGGCGTTCACCGCCAAGGCCACCGAGCTGATCGCCCGCTACGGCGTGGACCGGGCGCTGCTGGCCGCCCGCGACCCCGCCAGCGACCCGGTCACCGACCGCATCGTCGACATCCGCGCCCCGTACGCCCGGGACAAGGCCGGCCTGCTCGCCGCAGTCGCGGACCCGCTGCGCTGTCGGTGTGTACGCCGTCGGCACGGGGACGGTTTCGCGATGCACCTGTTCGGCTTCGCCAGCGACCTGGACCGGGTCGACCTGCTCTGGACCTCGCTGCTGGTTCAGGCCGCGCACGGGCTCGCCGGTGCGCGGGTGCCGCCGGGCGAGCACCCGGCTGCCTTCCGGCGATCCTGGCTGGCCGGATTCGCGCAGGTCGTCGGCTCCCGGGTGCGGGCCGCCGAGGAGACCGCCGTCGCCGAGTCCGGTGCGCCCGCCATGGCCCTGGTGCTCGTCGACCGCTCCGACCGGGTGCAACACCGGCTCGCCGAGACGTATCCGACGGTGCGGACGGCACCGCGCCGCCGGCTCGCCGGCGGTGGCTTCGCCTCCGGGGCGGCGGCGGGACACCGGGCCGACCTGGGTGGGCGTGCCGGCGTACCCGGGCCCGGTGGTCCCGCTCTGCCCCGGTGA